The proteins below are encoded in one region of Paraburkholderia aromaticivorans:
- a CDS encoding ABC transporter substrate-binding protein, producing MKTRYCKALCVAVAALFAHSAMADTTLRVYVGGANRPDLMRKMFDQFERKTPGVKVVIESGGSTSELQRAYLSTVLSAHDSSLDVMMIDIVNPAQYMHAQWIEPLDKYLGSDATNIMKSYMPAYAKASVVDGKITSLPAYADAQFMYYRKDLLAKYHLPEPKTWDQLASEAKTVLAGERDTSLQGLSIQGAPIEGAVCTFLTPYWSQGKELIDASGRLALDKPAAEKGMNMWLNLVDQGVIKKNVAEVKTQDTTTDFRSGKAVFAVSWGMVWGHFQEPDSAVKDKVGIMPIPAMAGGSSDTCAGGWQWAVSAYSTQKKDAVALVRWMATPEVSKFLAINAAMMPANPGVFQDAAVLKSAPWFSSAKPVLESARARPVSDRYGEISDTVRTATSAMLGRAVTVPDGIDAMSARLRRVMR from the coding sequence GTGAAAACGAGATATTGCAAGGCGCTATGCGTTGCCGTCGCGGCGCTTTTCGCACACAGCGCGATGGCCGACACCACGCTTCGCGTCTACGTAGGCGGCGCCAACCGCCCGGACCTGATGCGCAAGATGTTCGATCAGTTCGAGCGGAAAACGCCCGGCGTGAAGGTCGTCATCGAGTCCGGCGGCAGCACGTCGGAACTCCAGCGCGCATACCTTTCCACGGTGCTGTCCGCGCACGACTCGAGCCTCGACGTGATGATGATCGACATCGTGAATCCCGCGCAGTACATGCACGCGCAGTGGATCGAACCGCTGGACAAGTACCTGGGCAGCGATGCCACGAACATCATGAAATCGTATATGCCGGCCTACGCGAAGGCGAGCGTCGTCGACGGCAAGATTACCTCCCTCCCAGCGTATGCGGATGCGCAGTTCATGTACTACCGCAAAGACCTGCTCGCCAAGTATCACCTGCCTGAACCGAAGACCTGGGACCAGCTTGCGTCGGAAGCGAAGACCGTGCTCGCGGGCGAGCGTGACACGTCGCTACAAGGACTGTCGATCCAGGGTGCGCCGATCGAAGGCGCCGTGTGTACGTTTCTGACACCTTACTGGAGCCAGGGTAAAGAGTTGATCGATGCGAGCGGCCGCCTGGCCCTCGACAAGCCGGCCGCCGAAAAAGGCATGAACATGTGGCTGAATCTGGTTGATCAGGGCGTCATCAAGAAGAACGTCGCGGAGGTGAAGACTCAGGACACCACGACTGATTTCAGAAGCGGCAAGGCGGTATTCGCCGTCAGTTGGGGCATGGTGTGGGGCCACTTCCAGGAGCCCGATTCCGCGGTGAAGGACAAGGTCGGCATCATGCCCATCCCCGCGATGGCAGGTGGTAGCAGCGATACGTGCGCGGGCGGCTGGCAATGGGCCGTGTCCGCGTACTCGACGCAAAAGAAGGATGCCGTGGCGCTGGTGCGGTGGATGGCGACACCCGAGGTCTCGAAGTTTCTTGCCATCAACGCGGCGATGATGCCCGCTAACCCGGGCGTCTTTCAGGACGCAGCCGTGCTGAAGTCGGCGCCCTGGTTCTCGTCCGCCAAGCCCGTCCTCGAATCGGCGCGAGCGCGCCCCGTATCGGACCGCTATGGAGAGATTTCCGATACGGTGCGCACCGCGACTTCCGCCATGCTCGGACGCGCCGTGACGGTGCCCGATGGGATCGACGCCATGTCTGCGCGACTTCGGCGTGTGATGAGATGA
- a CDS encoding acetoacetate--CoA ligase, whose product MNHENFVGASMRMYAREPIFQNLPERVAESRMSRFAATLENFTGERFADYPELHAYSTREFRRFWQCFLQWTEGMEWCGQAEPACVGDECETARFFPNVELNYAQSVLGRKIAPDESPAVTARYADGRRETMTRGELRDRVARLACSLNELGLRPGDRVVAMMRNDAQAIITALAVTALGATLSTAAPETGVQAILDRFEPLEPRMLFAHTTQRSFDTAGSIAAHVAAVAAALPTLTNVICLDETPLPSTVSQSQHSLRDLIVQGDAARFEWRRFPFNHPLFIMFSSGTTGKPKCIVHGAGGTLLEHLKEHQLHSDLGPGDKLYFHTSCSWMMWNWQLSVLASGVEIVTYDGPVTEVDTLWRLVADERVTVFGTSPAYLKMCEDAGLKPGEQFGLDALRAMMSTGAVLYDSQFDWVRAYVKPLQLQSISGGTDIIGCFVLGNPNLPVYAGEAQCRSLGLDVQAWNEGALTSMTGELVCVNPFPSRPLGFFGDADGSRFHAAYFKANPGVWTHGDIIEFSAQGSARLHGRSDGVLNVRGINVSPGEIYRIVSSIGEIHQSMVVAQAAYDASGPGQRVVLLLVLRRGAKMTAALASRVRRELMLQGSAALVPDVIAEVEALPVTHNGKASEAAARDAANGLPVRNLSSLANPGCVEKISAHPALARTRRELPEPGESAEQVEVYLCALWEQLFSFSPVSLDDNFFELGGHSLLAAQMLAEIRLATGRTLPLATLIIAPTIARLAAVITGARKQDAHPNVVPMRAGRGRPVFMLHSITGSVMECLTLAGALASERPVYGLQARGLDGDEEPQRCVEEMASVYVEQMRAVQPSGPYALVGYSFGGLVAFEIAQQLVAAGEKIELLCLLDTYVDERYLPLHEWLCFQGEIMAERVRAFRALSARGRLAYMKDRVFGAADRIRMRLGRMASRPAADTQGLPPVLRQVRESMRVAMATYRPRRYLGSPIVYVRASGREGGQGDPLPAWQRVARSGLLVKTINGAHTDLVVEPNLATVADTLARRLAGA is encoded by the coding sequence ATGAATCACGAGAATTTCGTCGGGGCCAGCATGCGCATGTATGCGCGCGAACCCATATTTCAGAACTTGCCGGAGCGCGTCGCAGAATCGCGCATGTCACGCTTCGCCGCGACGCTGGAAAACTTCACCGGTGAGCGTTTCGCGGACTATCCAGAACTACATGCTTATTCGACGCGCGAATTCCGCCGGTTCTGGCAGTGCTTTCTGCAGTGGACCGAGGGAATGGAATGGTGCGGTCAGGCGGAACCGGCCTGTGTCGGCGACGAATGCGAGACCGCGCGTTTCTTTCCGAACGTCGAGCTGAATTACGCACAAAGCGTTCTTGGGCGAAAGATCGCGCCGGACGAGTCGCCGGCAGTCACCGCCCGTTACGCCGATGGCCGCCGCGAAACGATGACGCGCGGCGAGCTGCGCGACCGGGTCGCGCGCCTTGCCTGTTCGCTGAACGAGCTCGGTCTGCGTCCGGGCGACCGCGTGGTCGCGATGATGCGAAACGACGCACAGGCAATCATCACCGCGCTCGCGGTGACGGCGCTGGGCGCGACGCTCTCCACCGCGGCGCCTGAAACCGGCGTGCAGGCGATCCTCGACCGCTTCGAGCCACTCGAGCCGCGCATGCTGTTCGCGCACACGACGCAGCGCTCATTCGATACGGCCGGCTCGATCGCTGCACACGTCGCCGCAGTGGCCGCGGCGTTGCCGACGCTCACCAACGTCATTTGCCTGGATGAAACGCCGCTGCCGAGCACGGTGAGCCAGTCTCAGCACTCGCTGCGCGATCTCATCGTTCAGGGTGACGCCGCACGGTTCGAATGGCGGCGCTTTCCGTTCAATCATCCGCTTTTCATCATGTTCTCGTCGGGCACGACGGGAAAGCCCAAGTGCATCGTGCACGGTGCCGGCGGCACCTTGCTCGAACATCTGAAAGAGCATCAGTTGCACAGCGACCTGGGTCCTGGCGACAAGCTGTACTTTCACACGAGTTGCTCGTGGATGATGTGGAACTGGCAGTTGTCAGTGTTGGCTTCGGGCGTCGAGATCGTCACGTACGACGGACCGGTTACGGAAGTCGACACGCTTTGGCGGCTGGTCGCCGATGAGCGCGTGACCGTATTCGGCACGAGTCCCGCCTATCTGAAGATGTGCGAGGACGCGGGCCTGAAACCCGGCGAGCAGTTCGGACTGGATGCGCTGCGCGCGATGATGTCGACGGGCGCCGTGCTCTACGACTCGCAGTTCGATTGGGTGCGCGCATACGTCAAGCCGTTGCAGCTCCAGTCGATTTCCGGAGGCACCGATATCATCGGCTGCTTCGTGCTCGGCAATCCGAATCTGCCGGTTTATGCAGGCGAAGCACAGTGCAGGAGTCTCGGCCTCGATGTTCAGGCGTGGAACGAGGGCGCACTCACCTCCATGACCGGCGAGCTGGTTTGCGTCAATCCGTTCCCGTCGCGCCCGCTTGGCTTCTTCGGCGACGCGGACGGCTCCCGCTTTCACGCCGCCTATTTCAAGGCGAACCCGGGCGTGTGGACGCACGGCGACATCATCGAGTTTTCGGCGCAGGGATCGGCGCGCCTGCACGGGCGCAGCGACGGGGTTCTGAATGTGCGCGGCATCAACGTGAGCCCCGGCGAGATCTACCGCATTGTCAGCAGTATTGGCGAGATCCATCAGTCGATGGTCGTCGCGCAGGCTGCCTATGACGCGAGCGGACCGGGCCAGCGCGTCGTGCTGCTGCTCGTGTTGCGCCGGGGCGCGAAGATGACCGCCGCGCTCGCTTCGCGCGTGCGGCGTGAGCTGATGCTGCAGGGTTCGGCGGCGCTCGTGCCGGACGTGATCGCCGAAGTCGAAGCGCTGCCCGTCACGCATAATGGCAAGGCCTCGGAGGCGGCCGCGCGCGATGCCGCGAACGGCCTGCCGGTGCGCAACCTGTCGTCGCTGGCGAACCCCGGATGCGTCGAGAAGATCAGCGCACATCCCGCGCTTGCCCGCACACGTCGCGAGTTACCGGAACCCGGCGAATCGGCCGAGCAGGTGGAAGTCTATCTATGCGCGCTCTGGGAGCAGCTTTTCAGCTTCTCGCCGGTCAGTCTCGACGACAACTTCTTTGAACTCGGCGGCCATTCGCTGCTCGCCGCGCAGATGCTCGCCGAAATACGGCTGGCAACCGGCCGAACCCTGCCGCTTGCGACGCTCATCATCGCGCCGACCATTGCGCGGCTCGCGGCCGTCATCACGGGCGCGCGCAAGCAGGACGCGCATCCCAACGTCGTGCCGATGCGTGCGGGTCGCGGAAGACCGGTCTTCATGCTTCATAGCATCACGGGTTCAGTCATGGAGTGCCTGACGCTGGCCGGCGCGCTGGCGAGCGAGCGGCCTGTGTACGGTCTGCAGGCGCGCGGGCTCGATGGCGACGAGGAGCCACAGCGATGCGTCGAGGAGATGGCGAGCGTCTATGTCGAGCAGATGCGTGCTGTGCAGCCGAGCGGTCCGTATGCGCTGGTCGGCTATTCGTTTGGCGGGCTCGTCGCGTTCGAGATAGCGCAGCAACTTGTCGCGGCGGGCGAGAAGATCGAGTTGCTGTGTCTGCTCGATACCTACGTGGATGAACGCTATTTGCCGTTGCATGAGTGGTTGTGCTTCCAGGGCGAAATCATGGCGGAGCGCGTGCGAGCGTTCCGAGCGCTTTCCGCACGCGGTCGCCTTGCCTATATGAAGGACAGGGTGTTCGGAGCCGCCGACCGGATTCGCATGCGGCTCGGCAGGATGGCCTCCAGGCCGGCAGCCGATACACAGGGGCTGCCGCCGGTACTGCGGCAGGTACGCGAGTCGATGCGCGTCGCAATGGCGACGTATCGTCCGCGCCGCTATCTTGGCAGCCCGATTGTGTACGTGCGCGCGTCCGGCAGGGAGGGCGGGCAGGGCGATCCGCTGCCGGCCTGGCAGCGCGTCGCAAGGAGCGGTCTGCTGGTGAAGACCATCAACGGCGCACATACCGACCTCGTTGTCGAACCGAACCTCGCCACGGTGGCCGATACGCTCGCGCGTAGGCTGGCCGGCGCGTAG
- a CDS encoding glucosamine inositolphosphorylceramide transferase family protein, translated as MNTIKVGVLVDDIALPAWVNHMLGLIAAEQGMEIALVVKYAYQRRPARKTASQAGPWPLSLWMALDKRLVKVGHDAFRTESLALALPNVPTLNVEVESKECGDHFDPRDLAKIAAHGITVFLRLGPLRPCGEIFDTASCGIWSYRHGDEVVERDGPVGVWDILLDRTTTASALQFQTRAGERPHTLQRSWSMTYPVSIHRNRSHCYWKTLSFAPRKLRELRQIGEDNFRLKYTQADTPPAFYSGEKIAEPTSGTCGKFIGQLMARTVAKKASGLRKFEQWMLLYHFGENDHLPERLFEFKQLVPPKDRFWADPFVVERNGEYAVFIEELEYSKNRGHLSVIRFDANDQPILPPVKILERPYHLSYPFMLEEGGELYMIPETNESRAIELYRCTRFPDQWEHVMNLMDDVMAVDTTIWRHDGKYWLFACMRENEHAPLSDELFLFWSDTLLSKDWHPHPCNPIVSDIRTARPAGSIFEHHGQWYRPAQDCSGKYGRALSFQRIDVIDETTYKETSASRIEANWDASIDRVHTFNRVGRLTLIDGMKKRGKV; from the coding sequence ATGAACACGATAAAGGTTGGGGTTCTCGTCGACGACATTGCGTTGCCGGCCTGGGTGAATCACATGCTCGGACTGATTGCCGCTGAGCAGGGGATGGAGATCGCCCTTGTCGTCAAATATGCGTATCAACGGCGGCCGGCAAGGAAAACTGCTTCGCAGGCCGGTCCGTGGCCCTTATCGCTGTGGATGGCGCTCGACAAACGGCTCGTCAAGGTTGGACATGACGCATTCAGGACCGAGTCCCTGGCCCTGGCGCTGCCAAATGTCCCGACCTTGAATGTCGAGGTGGAGAGCAAGGAATGCGGGGATCATTTCGATCCTCGCGACCTGGCGAAAATCGCCGCGCATGGCATCACCGTATTCCTGCGGCTGGGCCCGTTGCGGCCGTGCGGCGAGATCTTCGATACGGCTTCCTGCGGCATCTGGTCGTATCGGCATGGCGATGAAGTTGTCGAACGCGATGGACCGGTCGGCGTGTGGGACATTCTTCTGGACCGGACAACGACAGCCTCCGCCTTGCAGTTTCAGACCCGGGCAGGCGAACGGCCGCATACGCTGCAAAGATCATGGTCGATGACCTATCCTGTGTCGATTCACAGGAATCGCAGCCACTGCTACTGGAAGACGCTTTCGTTCGCGCCGCGAAAGTTGCGCGAGCTCAGGCAGATCGGCGAAGACAACTTCAGGCTGAAATACACGCAGGCTGATACGCCACCGGCGTTCTATTCCGGAGAAAAAATCGCCGAGCCGACCAGCGGCACCTGTGGCAAGTTCATTGGCCAGTTGATGGCGAGAACCGTCGCAAAGAAGGCAAGCGGGCTGCGCAAGTTCGAACAGTGGATGTTGCTGTACCACTTCGGCGAGAACGATCATCTCCCTGAGCGTCTTTTCGAATTCAAGCAACTGGTGCCGCCTAAGGACCGCTTCTGGGCAGACCCGTTTGTCGTCGAAAGAAATGGCGAGTATGCGGTCTTTATCGAAGAACTCGAATACTCGAAGAACAGGGGGCACCTTTCGGTTATCCGTTTCGATGCAAACGACCAGCCGATCTTGCCTCCCGTGAAGATTCTGGAGCGGCCTTATCACCTGTCTTATCCTTTCATGCTGGAGGAGGGCGGCGAACTCTATATGATTCCGGAGACGAACGAGAGCAGGGCCATCGAGCTTTATCGGTGCACGCGGTTCCCGGATCAATGGGAACATGTCATGAACCTGATGGATGACGTCATGGCCGTCGACACGACGATCTGGCGTCACGACGGTAAATATTGGCTCTTCGCCTGCATGCGGGAAAACGAGCACGCACCGCTGTCCGATGAGTTGTTTCTGTTCTGGTCGGATACGCTGTTGAGCAAGGACTGGCATCCTCATCCCTGCAACCCGATCGTGTCGGATATCAGGACTGCTCGCCCGGCAGGGAGCATCTTCGAGCATCACGGGCAGTGGTATCGGCCCGCGCAGGACTGCAGTGGTAAATACGGGCGCGCATTGTCGTTTCAGCGTATCGACGTTATCGACGAGACCACCTATAAGGAAACGTCGGCAAGCCGGATTGAAGCAAACTGGGACGCCAGCATAGATCGCGTACACACGTTCAACCGGGTGGGGAGATTGACCCTCATCGACGGGATGAAAAAGCGCGGTAAGGTGTGA
- a CDS encoding GDSL-type esterase/lipase family protein: MKRWIPALLKAALVIFIVLPDAASNRVQGVEPSAAWIGTWSVSPSITDDAGFNNQTLRQIVRTSIGGTSARIHLSNLFGSEPLVIGEARIARRARGQETAVGSDRAVTFGGQPNVTIPVGASVVSDPVAFEFSPLTDVAISLYLPVQTAPRSTGHVDGLQDMYIAAGDVGADPAFTGGSTPSPGGQSYYFLTNLDVLNPAATGAVVTFGASITDGLVSSVNGNRRWPNRLAIRLQQAGMTVGVLNQGISGNDFFTNNAGQAGLRRFNRDVLQQPGAKWVVISDDAINDLNTDNPSTAPRLIGALRQLIERAHRADIKAICSTLTPFAATGAIEAARQDVNAFILSSTSGCDAVLDQAKAVSDPANPAVLLPAYNSGDNLHPNEAGLQAIADAMDLDALTAGGPPVQAP, from the coding sequence GTGAAACGATGGATCCCGGCGCTTCTGAAAGCGGCCCTAGTCATCTTTATCGTGCTGCCTGATGCAGCCAGCAACCGTGTGCAAGGCGTCGAGCCGTCCGCGGCCTGGATAGGCACGTGGTCGGTTTCGCCCTCCATCACCGACGATGCCGGCTTCAATAACCAGACGTTGCGGCAGATCGTGCGCACCAGCATCGGCGGGACGTCGGCGCGAATCCATCTGTCGAACCTTTTCGGCTCGGAGCCGCTGGTAATCGGCGAAGCGCGAATCGCGCGGCGCGCGCGAGGTCAGGAAACGGCGGTCGGCAGCGACCGCGCCGTCACGTTCGGCGGTCAGCCGAATGTGACGATTCCCGTGGGCGCCTCGGTCGTGAGCGACCCGGTCGCGTTCGAGTTCTCGCCGCTCACCGATGTCGCCATCAGCCTCTATCTACCCGTGCAGACGGCTCCGCGTTCGACAGGCCACGTCGACGGCCTGCAAGACATGTATATCGCCGCTGGAGACGTTGGCGCCGACCCGGCCTTCACCGGCGGGAGCACGCCCTCCCCAGGCGGCCAGTCCTACTATTTCTTGACGAATCTCGACGTACTGAACCCGGCCGCAACGGGCGCGGTGGTCACGTTTGGCGCTTCCATAACCGACGGCCTCGTGTCGAGCGTCAATGGAAACCGTCGCTGGCCCAATCGCCTCGCAATACGGCTGCAACAGGCTGGCATGACTGTGGGCGTGCTCAACCAGGGCATCAGCGGAAATGACTTCTTCACCAATAACGCCGGACAGGCTGGTCTTAGACGCTTCAATCGCGACGTGCTCCAGCAACCGGGCGCGAAATGGGTGGTCATCTCGGACGATGCAATCAACGATCTGAACACCGACAACCCGTCCACGGCTCCCCGGTTGATCGGCGCATTGCGACAGCTCATCGAGCGCGCGCACCGCGCCGACATCAAGGCGATCTGCTCGACGCTGACGCCCTTTGCCGCAACGGGCGCCATCGAAGCTGCGCGTCAGGACGTGAACGCCTTCATCCTGAGTTCGACAAGCGGCTGCGATGCGGTACTCGATCAGGCGAAGGCAGTCAGCGACCCCGCCAATCCCGCTGTTTTGCTGCCGGCCTATAACAGCGGCGATAACCTCCATCCGAACGAGGCGGGCTTGCAAGCCATCGCCGACGCGATGGATCTGGATGCGCTCACGGCCGGGGGGCCGCCCGTCCAGGCGCCCTGA